The following proteins are co-located in the Lentibacillus sp. JNUCC-1 genome:
- a CDS encoding FAD-binding oxidoreductase, translating to MNELVKALENIMAAERVSVNETLLDQHGSDESYHKSHAPDVVVYPENTEEVSAVMKLANEHEIPVVPFGYGSSLEGSVIPYQGGITIDFANMDQILEVREDDFLVRVQPGVTRSKLDKELKRYGMFFTVDPGADATLGGMAATNASGTTSVKYGIMRDQVRELEVVLADGTITRSGSLARKSSSGYDLNGLFVGSEGTLGCFTELTLSVTGIPEYIMAARAEFETVDDAVNAVIGILQAGIPVARVELVDEVAIKQMNVYSETTYAEVPTLFLELHGNEAGLNQDVEFMKEIVEDMNSMNIEFESDTAGRNKLWEARHHAAYAFIHNHPGRQQMVTDVCVPISELAGAVKDARGAIEESGLSGGIVGHVGDGNYHILLMLDPEDAAEVEQADQVNERIVHYALARGGTCTGEHGVGTGKKKYQEEEHGNALQLMRNIKQAFDPKNILNPGKIL from the coding sequence ATGAATGAACTCGTAAAAGCTTTGGAAAACATTATGGCGGCGGAGCGTGTGTCGGTGAACGAAACCTTGTTGGATCAGCACGGCTCTGATGAGTCTTACCATAAAAGTCATGCGCCCGATGTTGTGGTGTATCCGGAAAACACAGAAGAGGTCAGTGCGGTGATGAAACTCGCAAACGAACATGAGATTCCGGTGGTACCGTTTGGGTATGGCTCAAGTCTGGAAGGGAGTGTCATTCCATATCAAGGCGGGATCACCATTGACTTTGCGAATATGGATCAAATCCTTGAGGTGCGGGAAGATGACTTTCTCGTTCGGGTACAGCCCGGCGTGACACGTTCTAAGCTTGATAAGGAATTAAAGCGATATGGCATGTTTTTCACAGTAGATCCGGGAGCCGATGCAACCCTTGGTGGAATGGCTGCTACCAATGCAAGTGGCACAACATCTGTAAAATACGGGATTATGCGTGACCAGGTGCGTGAACTGGAAGTGGTATTGGCAGATGGAACGATTACCAGATCAGGAAGCCTGGCGCGAAAATCTTCATCCGGCTATGACCTGAATGGCTTATTTGTCGGATCAGAAGGAACGCTCGGCTGCTTCACGGAGTTGACATTAAGTGTCACAGGGATCCCGGAATACATAATGGCAGCCCGTGCGGAATTTGAAACGGTAGACGATGCTGTGAACGCTGTGATCGGTATTCTGCAAGCGGGCATCCCGGTCGCCAGGGTTGAATTGGTGGATGAAGTGGCCATTAAACAGATGAACGTATATAGCGAAACAACGTACGCAGAAGTGCCAACCCTATTTCTGGAATTGCATGGAAACGAGGCAGGACTCAATCAGGATGTTGAATTTATGAAAGAGATTGTGGAAGATATGAACAGCATGAACATTGAATTTGAATCCGATACAGCCGGACGCAACAAACTGTGGGAAGCCAGACATCACGCAGCGTACGCGTTTATTCATAACCACCCTGGCAGACAGCAGATGGTGACAGATGTATGTGTGCCCATTTCTGAGCTTGCCGGTGCGGTGAAGGATGCACGTGGAGCCATCGAAGAATCCGGGCTTTCTGGGGGCATTGTCGGGCATGTCGGCGACGGCAATTATCACATCCTGCTGATGCTCGACCCGGAAGATGCTGCTGAAGTGGAACAAGCCGATCAGGTTAACGAACGCATTGTACATTATGCCCTCGCCCGCGGCGGAACGTGCACAGGTGAGCACGGTGTTGGCACAGGGAAAAAGAAATACCAGGAAGAAGAGCACGGAAACGCCCTGCAGCTGATGCGAAACATTAAACAAGCATTTGACCCAAAAAACATCTTGAACCCTGGGAAAATTTTATAA